The DNA segment TTTGTAGCACTGCAATCAGAAATTGGAAAACAAATTATTGAGCACATCGGTATAGATATTACTAAAACAGACTCTATAATTCTATATGAACCCGAGAGAGCTTACTATTATAAAGCAGAAGCAGCTATTAAAATAGCAGCGCAATTAGGAGGTATATATACTTTGATGCAAGTATTTTCGATATTACCTAAAAGCTTTAATAATACTATTTATGACTATGTTGCCAAAAATCGTTATAAATGGTACGGGAAGAAAGATGAATGCATGATACCCACACCAGAGATGAAAGCTAAATTTTTATAATTAAAAAAGTCCTTGAAAAATTCAAGGACTTTTTTTTGATATATAATATATATCAAAAAAATAAGCCCCGCGTAAAGCGGGGCTTATAAATTATATGTAAACTAATAATTAGTTTTTAACAATTTTTTGAGATGAAGTACCTTTATCAGAAGCGATGTTCATGATATAAAGACCTGAAGCAAGATCAGAGATGTTGATTTGAGCTTGGTTAGTACCGTCAAATTCAACTGATTTTACTGTACGACCGTTGATATCTACAATCTGAACGTTGTTTAATCCAGCGTTAGCTGAAATGTTAACTACATCATTAGCAGGGTTTGGATATACTGCAAAGTTAGAAGCAGTAACTTCTTCTGTTCCTAATACAGATGTAACATAAACGCTATCTAATAAAAGACCACCATTCTCTTCTGCTGTATGAGCTGGAGAAGTATAGTGAAAACCTAAGTAGTAAACTCCATCAGCATCAGGAGTAAATGTGTTAGTAATCAATGTGTACTCTTCTGTAGAGAAATCAGCATCTGCAAGTGAAGCTAATGCAATTGTTTGCGCTTCAGCAGTGATATCAGCACCAGCAGTTACAACAAGGCTATTAGTGTTTCCTGCTCCAGCAAGTAACGCTTTTCTAACCCAGTATGTAACTGTTACTTCGTCACCTGCAGTAAGATTAAGACCTCTTGAGAATAACCAGCTATCAGATGCAACAGCTGTACCAATTACACCTGCAAATATAGTACCGTCAACTGCAGAAAATGTCTCATCAGCAATATAAAAACCCCATGCTCCACCATCTACAGCATTGTTTGCAGTTTTCCAGCCATCTCTAGCAGATGTTTCAAAGCCATAAGCATAAGATATATCTGTAGGATTAAACTCAGTAGTAAATGAAAGTGGTCCCGCCCAAGCGCTATACTCTCCGTCACCACAATCAGTTCTTACATAAAACTGATAAGTTGTACCTGCTTCTAAATCTGTAAAGTTAGCTTCAGCAGTTGCTGCAGTCATAGAATCTCCTGTTCCTAGTTCAAAATCAGGAGCTCCATATTCAACTTCATAAGTTACACCATCAACAGCAGTCCATCCAATATTGAATGTAGATGTAGTAGGTGCTGGATCAATAACTGTAAAACCAGCAGGAACAGCACACCCAACAACAACATCATTAGATACACTAACCAAATCAAGGTCAAATGCAAACATATCAGTAGTTTCAGAAACGAAAGCTATGTATACTGTTTCACCTTCGTAAGCTGATAAATCATAGCTATAGCTATAAAAAGCAGTACCACTTGCTGGTGCTACTTCTGCAATTAAAGTAGTTGTAAATGCAGCTGCAGTCGCATCAGTTGTAGATATTTTTACAGAAATAACTTCTGGATAAGCTGCATCACGACTACGTGCCCAGAATGAAAGAACGTCAGATACGCCATCAGTAACATCAACAGCAGGGGTAATTAATAAATCATCATGTGCTGTTGTACCATACTGAATGGTAGCAATGTTAGTACCGTCTTGAGCTATAATGTCTGCACCTGTAAGATCTGCAATAACCCAAGTTTGAGCAGCATCTCCTCCGTTAATAACTGTCCATCCTGTTGGAAGTTCTGTCGATCCTTCAAAACTTTCAGTAAATTGAGCGTTTGCCGTGAATAAGGAACCTAAAAAGAAAGCCCCTAAAAGTAAATGTTTTTTCATGGTAATAGTTTTTAATTTTTTCCAAAAATAGTAAAAAAAAATACTGTACCAATTTTTATTATGTTAATATCAACAAAAAAACAGACCTAAAAGGTCCGTTTCTTATGATATCATAAATAAAAGTTAATTTTTAACTACCTTTTTCACGATCTCCCCTTTATCAGAAGAGACTTTCATTATATATATACCAGACACTAAATCAGACATATTAATTTGTAAAGTAGTTACATTATTTATATCTGCAGATTTAACTATACGTCCATTTATATCAATAATCTTATAACTATTAATAAATGTATTGTTATCGTTACTTATAGTTACAATATCGTTTACTGGATTAGGATATACAGCAAAAGATGACACCAATACATCATTAACACCAAGTGTAGTGCTTACAGTTACATTATCAATATTATAAGACGTCGCCCAATCATCATAAAGGAAACCTAATATATTTATAGTTGTACCTTCATAAGCATTAATAGTAGTTATAGCTACATCATTAATATAATAATCAATAGTACCCGCTTCATTAAATCGTGTTCTTACATTATACCATGTATCTGCTGTAAAAGTTCCTAATGCTGCATATTCATAATCTCCTGCATCATCATAACCGCTAACTGCATATATACTACCATCATAATTAAAAATAACCGATGAAACTGCTGTCAAAGCTTCGGTAGTAGCATCATAGTTAAAACTGTATAAATAAAGGTTAGTTCCGTTAGTAGTATCAAGACCATCAACATATACATCTTGTGTAACCTCATAAGTAGCACCATCAATTGTATATACTGGACTAAATACTCCGTATAAATCTTCGGGTTGTGAGTTAGTACTAACTAATTTTAAAGAATAATCGCCATCGCTCAAATAATCATCTGATACAGTAGCGTTAGCCGATGGTGTATCGCCATACAAGCTCCAATTGTTTTGACCATTGATTTCTCCCAGTATAAAACCTTCTGATGTTTCGAAAGAAGTTGTTTGGGCATTAAGTGAAAATATGGATGCTAATAAAGCTGCTCCAAATAGTAAATGTTTCTTCATTATAATAGTTTTAAATAGTTTTTCAATATTATTAAAAAACTCAACTACTACATCTAAATGAAACAAATTATAGACAATCACAATAATACAAACTACCATTACTATAAAACTATCGATAGTTTGCATCAAAATTCACTATAAAACAGCTATTTTATTGTCTATTCAGGCGTTCTTTAAGGTAAAAATCGGCAATTACCAGTGCTGCCATCGCTTCAACTATAGGTACAGCCCTTGGTACTACGCAAGCATCATGCCTTCCTTTGCCTTGCATTTTTACTATTTTTCCATCCTTATTTATGGTTTGTTGGCTCTGCATTAAAGTAGCTACAGGTTTAAAAGCTACTCTAAAATATATATCCATACCATTGCTTATGCCTCCCTGAATACCTCCTGATAAGTTTGTTTTTGTAGTACCATCTTCATTAAACAAGTCATTATGTTCGCTACCTTTCATCTTAGCACCACAAAATCCACTACCATATTCAAAGCCTTTTACTGCATTAATAGAGAGCATTGCTTTACCTAACTCGGCATGCAGTTTATCAAAAACAGGTTCACCAAGCCCTATGGGCACATTTTTTAGTACACAAGTAATAGTACCGCCAACGGTGTCACCTTGTTTTTTCACATCTTTAATATAAGCTTCCATTTTTTCGGCAGTAGCTCTATCAGGACAACGCACAGGATTACTCTCTGTTAAACTAAAATCTAATGCCTGATACGGCTTATCAATAAATATTTCTCCAACAGATGATACAAAAGCATTTATAGTAACCTTTGCCAATAGTTGTTTTGCTATAGCACCCGCCACTACCCTACTCACCGTTTCGCGTGCCGAACTTCTTCCGCCCCCCTTGTAATCTCTTATACCATACTTTTGTTCATATACATAATCGGCATGCGAAGGACGATAAACATCTTTTATATGCGAATAATCGGCACTCTTCTGGTTTTCATTAGGTATAATAAAACCTATTGGTGTTCCAGTAGTTTTCCCTTCAAACAATCCTGAAAGAAATTGTACTTTGTCAGATTCTTTTCGTTGCGTTACAATACTAGATTGTCCAGGCTTGCGCCTACCTAGCTCTTTTTGTACTTCATCTATATTAATAGTAATACCCGATGGGCAACCGTCTATAATTCCCCCCATAGCCTCTCCGTGCGATTCTCCAAATGTTGTAATCTTAAATAAATCGCCAAATGTATTACCTGCCATAAAATTTAATTTTTTGTTCTGCAAAGTTAACTTTAATAGAATACTTGTGAAACCTCATTAAAGTTTAAAATAATTATTGCTTTTTGTTCGTTTTTTAGTTATCATTAAGCTGTGCTCTAAAAACAGTAAAAAGAAGAAATGTTGCTAATATTATTAGCAATCATATTAACATATATAGAAAATCACATTAATATTCAAGAATTATGATTTTATAAACGTAAATATCTATCTAAATACATATTTTTGAAAATTATCACATCTCTTTATGCAAACAGAAGAAAACGCCGAGGACAGGAAAGAGCTGTACCACTACCAAAAGGAAGACATAGATGCCGTATTTGAAAAATTTGAAGGGCGTCCCGATAGTTATCACTTATTATATCAGCTACCCACAGGTGGCGGAAAAACAGTTATATTCTCTGAAATAGCTCGACGATATATCGAAAAGTACAAACGAAAAGTACTGGTACTTACCCACAGGATAGAGCTTAGTAAGCAAACATCGAAAATGCTGAAAAGCTTTGGTGTAAAAAATAAGGTAATAGACAGTAATATTAAAGAACTACCAGACTATGACGATTATTCGTGTTATGTAGCCATGGTAGAAACGCTTAACAACCGTCTTAAAGACAAAAAATTCCATATGGATTCTGTTGGGCTTATTATTGTAGATGAAGCCCACTATAATTCTTTCCGTAAGCTATTTACATACTTTAAAAACTCATTCTTTTTAGGAGTTACCGCAACACCTTTAAGCTCTAACATTGAGTTGCCTATGTATGAAACCTATGATGAACTTATTGTAGGCGAACCTATACAGTCATTAATCAATAAAGGATACCTTGCTAAAGCAGTAATGTATGGTCACGATGTAGAGCTAAACTCATTAAAACTTGGTATTAATGGAGATTATACCGTTAGCTCTTCAGATGAATTATACTCACGCTCTATTATGCAAGATTTGTTATTGCAGTCTTATGAAAACAGAGCGAAAGGTAAAAAAACATTGATATTTAATAATGGTATTAATACCTCTTTATATGTATATGAAACCTTTAAGGCAGCAGGCTATACTATAAAGCACTTAGATAACAAAACACCCGAAGATGAACGAAGAAAAATATTAAGCTGGTTTAAAAATACTCCCGATGCTATTGTTACCTCTGTATCAATATTAACCACAGGGTTTGATGAACCTACGGTAGAAACCATAATACTTAATAGAGCAACACGTTCGCTTACCTTATACTTCCAGATGATAGGGAGAGGATCGCGAAAATTACCTAATAAAGATACCTTTACGGTTATAGATTTAGGTAATAATACACAGCGTTTCGGGTTATGGAGCGATACTATAGACTGGCACTACATTTTTAAACACCCTGAGCAATTTTTAGATAACATACGTACTGATACTGACATTGAAAGTCAGCATGTATATGAAATGCCCGATGCACTTCGTGAAAAGTTTAAGAAAACTCCCAATATGGAGTTTGATGTCGAAAAAGAATATGCATTAGCAACAGAAGAAAAATTAAAGCCAAAAGCTGTAATAGATAAATCTATAAATCAACACGCTATAATGTGCATTGAAAATACTGATAGTATTCCCGAAGCACGAAAACTAGCTAAAGAACTAGACCAAGATATAGAGTATCGTGTAAAACAGTATGCAAAGCTACTGGCAAAAACAACCAAAAATTACAAGCAATGGCTTATTGATGATTATAAGCATCGACTAAATATAATGATTGGTAAACTCTATTTACAGCATTACTTAGAAGATTAAATACAAATAATAAATACTATAACAAATTGTGAATTTGGGCATATTGCAGTAGCATAATAGTTTTGGCATCTTTAATTTCGCCTTTGGCTATCATTTCATTGGCTTCTTTAAAAGGAATTTCGAGCACTTCTATATTTTCCTGTTCATGCGCTGCACCACCGCCTTCACTTGTTTTCATAGCATCAGAATAAGCTGCTACAAAAAAATAAAGTATCTCAGTAACAGAACCAGGAGACATATACACTTCCATTACCTTTTTTATTTTGGTAAGCGTGTAACCTGTTTCCTCTTCTGTTTCTATTCTTATACATTCTTCAGGGTTGTTATCATCTAGCATTCCTGCGCAGGCCTCAATCATCATACCATCGGTATTACCATTAAACCAAGTTGGTATGCGCAATTGACGTGTTAAAACTACCGTTTGTTTTTCTTTATTATATAGTAAAATTACAGCTCCATTACCTCTGTCATAAACTTCACGCTCCTGCACTTGTATAGTACCATTTTTTAATAGGTATTCATATTTTACTTTATTAAGTGTAGCCCAGTTATTCGATAATGTTTCTGTCGAAATTACTTTTATATTACTCTTATTGTCTTGCATAGTTATTATTGTACAAATATTAAATAGAATGCATTTCTTTTTCCATTATATAATCTTCCATCAGGTAGCCTCTTCCTATATCAATGTCTTCGGTTCCTGTTTTTATAAAGCCCGTTTTATTATAAAAATTTAAAGCGGTATTAAAACGGTTTACATTAAGGGTTATTATAGTATTTCTATTAT comes from the Flavobacterium arcticum genome and includes:
- a CDS encoding DEAD/DEAH box helicase → MQTEENAEDRKELYHYQKEDIDAVFEKFEGRPDSYHLLYQLPTGGGKTVIFSEIARRYIEKYKRKVLVLTHRIELSKQTSKMLKSFGVKNKVIDSNIKELPDYDDYSCYVAMVETLNNRLKDKKFHMDSVGLIIVDEAHYNSFRKLFTYFKNSFFLGVTATPLSSNIELPMYETYDELIVGEPIQSLINKGYLAKAVMYGHDVELNSLKLGINGDYTVSSSDELYSRSIMQDLLLQSYENRAKGKKTLIFNNGINTSLYVYETFKAAGYTIKHLDNKTPEDERRKILSWFKNTPDAIVTSVSILTTGFDEPTVETIILNRATRSLTLYFQMIGRGSRKLPNKDTFTVIDLGNNTQRFGLWSDTIDWHYIFKHPEQFLDNIRTDTDIESQHVYEMPDALREKFKKTPNMEFDVEKEYALATEEKLKPKAVIDKSINQHAIMCIENTDSIPEARKLAKELDQDIEYRVKQYAKLLAKTTKNYKQWLIDDYKHRLNIMIGKLYLQHYLED
- a CDS encoding thiol-disulfide oxidoreductase DCC family protein; protein product: MDLVNLPEDKKIILFDGVCNLCDSTVQYLIKRDNKDVFRFVALQSEIGKQIIEHIGIDITKTDSIILYEPERAYYYKAEAAIKIAAQLGGIYTLMQVFSILPKSFNNTIYDYVAKNRYKWYGKKDECMIPTPEMKAKFL
- the nudK gene encoding GDP-mannose pyrophosphatase NudK gives rise to the protein MQDNKSNIKVISTETLSNNWATLNKVKYEYLLKNGTIQVQEREVYDRGNGAVILLYNKEKQTVVLTRQLRIPTWFNGNTDGMMIEACAGMLDDNNPEECIRIETEEETGYTLTKIKKVMEVYMSPGSVTEILYFFVAAYSDAMKTSEGGGAAHEQENIEVLEIPFKEANEMIAKGEIKDAKTIMLLQYAQIHNLL
- a CDS encoding T9SS type A sorting domain-containing protein encodes the protein MKKHLLFGAALLASIFSLNAQTTSFETSEGFILGEINGQNNWSLYGDTPSANATVSDDYLSDGDYSLKLVSTNSQPEDLYGVFSPVYTIDGATYEVTQDVYVDGLDTTNGTNLYLYSFNYDATTEALTAVSSVIFNYDGSIYAVSGYDDAGDYEYAALGTFTADTWYNVRTRFNEAGTIDYYINDVAITTINAYEGTTINILGFLYDDWATSYNIDNVTVSTTLGVNDVLVSSFAVYPNPVNDIVTISNDNNTFINSYKIIDINGRIVKSADINNVTTLQINMSDLVSGIYIMKVSSDKGEIVKKVVKN
- a CDS encoding T9SS-dependent choice-of-anchor J family protein, which produces MKKHLLLGAFFLGSLFTANAQFTESFEGSTELPTGWTVINGGDAAQTWVIADLTGADIIAQDGTNIATIQYGTTAHDDLLITPAVDVTDGVSDVLSFWARSRDAAYPEVISVKISTTDATAAAFTTTLIAEVAPASGTAFYSYSYDLSAYEGETVYIAFVSETTDMFAFDLDLVSVSNDVVVGCAVPAGFTVIDPAPTTSTFNIGWTAVDGVTYEVEYGAPDFELGTGDSMTAATAEANFTDLEAGTTYQFYVRTDCGDGEYSAWAGPLSFTTEFNPTDISYAYGFETSARDGWKTANNAVDGGAWGFYIADETFSAVDGTIFAGVIGTAVASDSWLFSRGLNLTAGDEVTVTYWVRKALLAGAGNTNSLVVTAGADITAEAQTIALASLADADFSTEEYTLITNTFTPDADGVYYLGFHYTSPAHTAEENGGLLLDSVYVTSVLGTEEVTASNFAVYPNPANDVVNISANAGLNNVQIVDINGRTVKSVEFDGTNQAQINISDLASGLYIMNIASDKGTSSQKIVKN
- the aroC gene encoding chorismate synthase, which produces MAGNTFGDLFKITTFGESHGEAMGGIIDGCPSGITINIDEVQKELGRRKPGQSSIVTQRKESDKVQFLSGLFEGKTTGTPIGFIIPNENQKSADYSHIKDVYRPSHADYVYEQKYGIRDYKGGGRSSARETVSRVVAGAIAKQLLAKVTINAFVSSVGEIFIDKPYQALDFSLTESNPVRCPDRATAEKMEAYIKDVKKQGDTVGGTITCVLKNVPIGLGEPVFDKLHAELGKAMLSINAVKGFEYGSGFCGAKMKGSEHNDLFNEDGTTKTNLSGGIQGGISNGMDIYFRVAFKPVATLMQSQQTINKDGKIVKMQGKGRHDACVVPRAVPIVEAMAALVIADFYLKERLNRQ